Within the Maridesulfovibrio bastinii DSM 16055 genome, the region ATCAGAGTTTCCGAAAGCGATGATAGGTCTTTTGCCTATTTCTCTATAGATATGAGAGACTTTAAGAAATCCAAAATCATTTACAGCTCTGGCATTTCCACATAGAAGTTTATCATCTGGCAATAACATCTTTGAATTTTTACCACTCACACTAGGATAAATCTGCATATCTGCACCAATACAATTATTGAAAGGAATATTGAGTTTTTCACTACAGGTCCGAACAACAGCTCTTCCTGATCCAGAAACTATGTAGATACTAAATTTATTGTTTTGCAGAACAGATATTAATTCCAACATTGGTTGATAAAACATTTCTTTCCATGGTTTGGAAAGTTTACCGCTATCTGAGTGTAAGTTATTTTGGAACTCATAAATTAAATTTTCATATTCATTGAGACTTAATCCTTGCAAAGTTTCTGTAAGAACATAATTTACGAAGTCCCATATGTTATCAGGATGGTCAGTTGATTTTAAGTAATCAAGCATAACATCTTTCAGTTTCTGCATGGATTTATTTTTGGCAAATGTTGTTTCTATACGGTTAACAATCAGTGCGCTTTCCATTGATATCGGCTTTTCGCATAGTATTGTTCCATCCATATCAAAAGTTGCAATGCGATCTTTTTCCGGTACGAAATTTTTGCTTTGAGGATTTGTTACATCTTCAATGAAATTTATAAGAAGCTTCAGATTTTCGGAGCTTTGGTCCCATGACGGCAACTGATTATAGTAATTACTTTTGATAGCAGATTTTGATGGAGTATAGCTATAAGCGTATGCGTTTGAGCTAATGCTAAATAGAAAAATAAAAATCAATAATAAGCTAAGTTTGTTGAAGTTTATTATTGATTTAAGAAAAGCCAATGAATAATTAA harbors:
- a CDS encoding HAD family hydrolase, giving the protein MKIKRNSRVNYSLAFLKSIINFNKLSLLLIFIFLFSISSNAYAYSYTPSKSAIKSNYYNQLPSWDQSSENLKLLINFIEDVTNPQSKNFVPEKDRIATFDMDGTILCEKPISMESALIVNRIETTFAKNKSMQKLKDVMLDYLKSTDHPDNIWDFVNYVLTETLQGLSLNEYENLIYEFQNNLHSDSGKLSKPWKEMFYQPMLELISVLQNNKFSIYIVSGSGRAVVRTCSEKLNIPFNNCIGADMQIYPSVSGKNSKMLLPDDKLLCGNARAVNDFGFLKVSHIYREIGKRPIIAFGNSDGDFSMFNYAIGNKKYKSLAMMIYHDDQKREYKYNENTDWLKMAKKFGWNVISMKNEFKKIFVK